The region AGAAGTTTTGGCTGATGGTTATGCCATCGTGTAGAGAAATTCTTCTAAATTGTCAAGATTAATGGTGTAGGTGTAGTATGGCGTTGGTTTATGGCTAACTTCTTGTACGCGTAAAAGAATGAGGAAGTAGAATTTATCCCCTGCTTTAACGCTTAATTCTGGGAAGGTTAGGTTTAAATCATCGATATCAAGATCTTCTATATCCCAAGGTTCATTAAAAGGTTTGTGAAAGCCGATTTTTTGAAGCGGAGCATTAATGACGTCATCTATGTCCTCGCCAACGTAAGAGATGGTGGGTGCTTGGGGATCGGTAAAATTGAGTTGTATCCAATGTAGATGTGGGCGCAAAAAGAAGGCGGGTTGCTCAAGATAGTGCATCAAATAGTTATAGCGACTTAGCGCATTTTTACTGCTCCATTGATTGAGCATCGGGACAAATTTATTGGGGTCTTCTCGGAATGCTTGTAATTTCGCTTCTGGAATCAAGAGATAACGCAGAGAGATGCTCGCCTCCTTACTGACGGTATCTATCACCTCTTTGGGAAGAAAGGGATAGCTGGCAACAATATCACGCGAGGAGAGCGGTGCTGGTGGTTGAGTGAAATTTGGTATAGGGTTTGGCTTGGGAGGAGATGGTGGGGTAGACTTTGATGTTGATGGCTTACAGCTCACCATGGCACTTAGACAAAAAAGTAATGATAGAGTGATTCTTTTTTTGTTAAACATAGCAGTACGCTCCTTTATTTTTTTATTAGGCATTACCCTAATTTTTTCTGAAACTATTGGTAGATAAAGGGTGCTTGAAAAGAGAAAAGAGGCAAGAGATTCCATTATATAGAATGGTTAATCTCCCATCACATAAGAGATTGCTTCTAGATTGTCGATGTTGATGGGGTGAGAGTAGACGTTTAAGGGGTTACTCCTGTCTCTATTGAAAAAATTAAAGACGAAGAGGAGGTAAAATTTTTCGCCTGCTTTTACTTCCAACTTGGGTAAGAGAGTGTTTAAGAGCCTAACGTCCCTATTTTGCATTGACCAAGGTTCAGAGAAGAATATTTGGGGGTTGTAGTTTCTCCATAATTGCTCGTCAACAACATTAATATCATTACTATTGGTATAAGAGACGGTGGGTGCCTTAGTGTTGGTAAAGTTAAGACGCAACCAGTGTGGGGAAGCTGTGAGCATGAATACATCTTGATTCTCTCTATGGCTTAGGCCATAGATATCAATCATTGTAGTGCCGTCACTCCAGGTGTTTAGCTTGGGCATAAAGGCTTGAGGGTCGTCGCGGAATGCGCTAAGTTTGGCCTCTGGAATGATATAGTACCCGATGTTCAGTATACTATTTGGGGCGAGAGCATCGCGCACTTCTTGGGGAATATCCCAATCGTTGGTGATGATATCTCTGGAAGAGACTGGGGTGGGGGCTGGTGTGCGTTTTGGTTCGGGATCTGGTTCAGGCTCAGGCTCGGGCTCTGGTTCTGGCTCTGGCTCTGGTTTAGGATCTGGTTCTGGCTCTGGCTCTGGTTTAGGATCTGGCTCTGGTTCTGGTTCAGGCTCGGGCTCTGGTTCAGGCTCTGGTTCAGGTTTAGGATCTGGGTTAGGATCTGGGTTAGGCTCTGGTTCAGGTTTAGGAACTGGATTGGGTTCCGGATCTGGATCTGGTGCGGGTTTGTCTATTATTTGATTGTTGTTGTTCGTATTCGACTTAGATGCTGATGGCTTACAAGCAACTATTGCACTCATAGATAAAAGTAACAAAAGCGTCGCCCTTTTAGGGTTAAACATAGCAATACTCTCCTTGTTCGAGGTGTAGGCTTAGCGTAATTCTTTTTGAGAGCGCTGTCAACGAAGGCTGGTTATCTTATTCTCCTTGTTGGGTAGGTCAATCGTTTGCCTATAAGAAAAAATCGTTTTTTCGTGTAAAATTTTTCTCTTTTATTGACATACTTCAAGCCGATACGTTATACTCAATAGCAAGAAGCCCTTATCTGATGGGCGCAAAGGAAGAGGAATCGCTATATATGAGTGTCAATTGTGGAATTGTAGGTCTGCCCAACGTGGGAAAATCGACCATCTTTAGTGGATTGAGTGCAACCAAAGCCGAAGTTGCCAACTATGCCTTTTGCACAATTGAGCCCAATAAGAGCATTGTTAATGTGCCCGATGCGCGTTTAGATCGGATTAATACGATCAACCCTGCTGAGAAGGTTCTCTTTGCGACGATGGAATTTGTCGATATCGCCGGATTGGTAGCAGGTGCCAGCAAGGGCGAGGGCTTAGGCAATAAATTTCTTGCCAATATTCGCCAAACGGGTATGATTGCCCACGTGGTGCGCTGTTTCGACGATCCTGATATGATCCACGTGATGGGGAGCATCGATCCGGTACGTGATATTGGCATTATTGATACCGAGCTTATCCTTGCCGATCTCGAGACGGTGCTCAATCGCCTTGAGAAGAACCAACGCCTCAAGAAGAATCCTGATAAGAAAGTCAGCGGTAAAGCCATCGCCGAGGAGGCATTTCTTCAGCGTTTATCGGCACATCTCGAAGAAGATCTTCCCGCTCGCGCCTTAGAGATCTCGGATGATGAGGCGCTTATCATGCAAGAACTTTTTTTGATCACCGCGAAGTCAGAACTTTTAGTCTGCAATGTCGATGAGGCCTCGATTAATCAAGAGAATCAGTATGTACAGGCGGTGCGCGAGCTTGCCAA is a window of Entomospira culicis DNA encoding:
- the ychF gene encoding redox-regulated ATPase YchF, whose protein sequence is MSVNCGIVGLPNVGKSTIFSGLSATKAEVANYAFCTIEPNKSIVNVPDARLDRINTINPAEKVLFATMEFVDIAGLVAGASKGEGLGNKFLANIRQTGMIAHVVRCFDDPDMIHVMGSIDPVRDIGIIDTELILADLETVLNRLEKNQRLKKNPDKKVSGKAIAEEAFLQRLSAHLEEDLPARALEISDDEALIMQELFLITAKSELLVCNVDEASINQENQYVQAVRELAKATNREVITLCGKLEAEISELEDADERALFLAEAGITITGLQQLSQKAYHMLNLRTFFTVGQKENRAWTFHEGDKAPRAAAVIHTDFEKGFIKAEVYHCEDLFALGSESAIKSKGKLRQEGKEYVVQDGDVIFFKFNL